A section of the Maylandia zebra isolate NMK-2024a linkage group LG8, Mzebra_GT3a, whole genome shotgun sequence genome encodes:
- the rnls gene encoding renalase isoform X1, translating to MSRVLIVGAGLTGSLCACLLRRELQSTVRIVVWDKARGAGGRMSTSHAPDASSQSADLGAQYISATPAYARTHHRFYSELLSVGLLQPLDCPIEGLKDHEGTENYVTPLGTSSIVKHFLSQSGADLFLEHHVTGLYRRGASWEVERKAGASETFDAVVLTMPVPQILQLQGDLGQLLSVQQRQQLEGVVYSSRFALALFFSPDAVVKVPWGAKYVTNSSCIRYVAVDSKKRGADAPGRGPSLVVHTGVPFGLEHLERDKEDVQPVILRELHRLLPGLPQPISIKCQKWRYSQVQTSVPDCPGHMTILDEPLLVCGGDAFTHSNFDGCVESALSMLRVLKAKFA from the exons ATGTCCCGGGTTCTGATCGTGGGTGCGGGCCTGACGGGCAGCTTGTGCGCATGTCTGCTGAGGAGAGAGCTGCAGAGCACGGTTCGGATTGTGGTGTGGGACAAAGCGAGGGGCGCAG GCGGCAGGATGTCCACCAGCCACGCTCCCGACGCCTCGTCTCAATCGGCTGATCTGGGAGCGCAGTACATCTCAGCCACGCCCGCCTACGCTCGCACCCACCACAG gTTTTACTCGGAGCTCCTCTCTGTGGGCCTCCTGCAGCCCCTCGACTGTCCCATCGAAGGTCTGAAGGACCACGAGGGCACCGAGAACTACGTGACGCCACTGGGCACGAGCAGCATCGTCAAGCACTTCCTGTCACAGTCAG GAGCCGATTTGTTCCTTGAGCATCACGTGACCGGCCTGTATCGCCGTGGTGCATCGTGGGAGGTCGAGAGGAAGGCAGGAGCCAGTGAGACGTTTGACGCCGTCGTCCTGACGATGCCGGTCCCTCAGATCCTGCAGCTGCAGGGAGACCTGGGACAAT TGCTGtctgtccagcagaggcagcagctgGAGGGCGTTGTCTACTCGTCCCGCTTCGCCCTCGCACTCTTCTTCTCCCCCGACGCCGTCGTGAAAGTTCCCTGGGGCGCGAAGTACGTCACGAACAGCAGCTGCATCCGCTACGTCGCTGTGGACTCCAAGAAGCGCGGCGCAG ACGCTCCGGGCCGCGGCCCCTCCCTCGTCGTACATACCGGCGTCCCGTTTGGCCTGGAACACCTGGAGCGAGACAAGGAGGATGTCCAGCCAGTCATCTTGCGGGAGCTGCACAGGCTGCTTCCTGGCCTGCCTCAACCAATCAGCATCAAGTGTCAGAAGTGGCGGTACTCACAG GTCCAGACCTCAGTGCCTGACTGTCCGGGTCACATGACCATCCTGGACGAGCCGCTGCTTGTCTGCGGCGGCGACGCCTTCACCCACTCCAACTTTGATGGCTGCGTGGAGTCCgcactgagcatgctcagagtGCTGAAGGCCAAATTTGCCTGA
- the lipf gene encoding gastric triacylglycerol lipase, giving the protein MTSRGQIKGKSRRRRSPLMIGRLRERSARGQTMLCVLVCVLFLSALVHSGPAVSRAWRSDDLQQELDPEVDMNITEIIRRWGYPAEEHQVLTEDGYILGVNRIPRGLKPSKGVRPAVFLQHGLLAAGSNWITNPPTSSLGYVLADAGYDVWIGNSRGNTWSRKHRTLSPYEDEFWRFSHDELALKDLPAVVDHILKVTGQEQIFYIGHSQGTTIAFMAFSTLPKLASKIRLFFGLAPVATVAFTGSPMAKLSFLPDAVIWDLFGRRDFLPQSAMIKWLAEHVCAKHLLSELCGNIFFVLCGFDEKNLNMTRTPVYTTHCPAGTSVQNMIHWSQAVHTGRLVAFDFGAAGNMKHYNQSTPPEYRVQDMKVPTALFSGGQDTLADPKDVAVLLTQVPNLVYHQHIEHWEHLDFIWGLDAPEQMFPAVLKLLQEYR; this is encoded by the exons ATGACGTCACGGGGGCAGATAAAAGGGAAAAGCAGAAGAAGGCGCAGTCCGCTGATGATCGGACGCCTCAGAGAGAGATCGGCGCGAGGACAG accatgctgtgtgtgttggtgtgtgtgttgtttctcTCGGCTCTCGTCCACAGCGGGCCAGCCGTCAGCAGAGCGTGGCGCTCCGATGACCTGCAGCAGGAGCTGGACCCTGAAGTGGACATGAACATT acaGAGATCATCCGGAGGTGGGGTTACCCAGCAGAGGAGCACCAGGTGCTGACGGAGGACGGGTACATCCTGGGCGTGAACAGGATCCCGCGGGGACTGAAACCCTCCAAAG gtgtgAGGCCGGCGGTCTTCCTCCAGCACGGTCTCCTGGCTGCAGGCAGTAACTGGATCACCAACCCACCGACCTCCAGCCTGGGCTACGTGCTGGCGGACGCGGGCTACGACGTGTGGATAGGAAACAGCCGCGGAAACACGTGGTCCAGGAAACACCGCACGCTGAGCCCGTACGAGGACGAGTTCTGGAGGTTCAG CCACGATGAGCTGGCTCTGAAGGATCTTCCAGCTGTGGTCGACCACATCCTGAAGGTGACTGGCCAGGAGCAGATCTTCTACATTGGACACTCTCAGGGAACCACCATAG CATTCATGGCGTTCTCCACGCTGCCAAAGCTCGCCAGCAAGATCAGGCTGTTCTTCGGATTGGCTCCTGTGGCCACTGTCGCCTTCACGGGCAGCCCCATGGCCAAACTGTCCTTCCTGCCCGACGCCGTCATCTGG GACCTGTTTGGGAGGCGGGACTTCCTGCCCCAGAGCGCGATGATTAAATGGTTGGCCGAACACGTGTGTGCGAAGCATCTTCTCAGCGAACTGTGCGGGAACATCTTCTTCGTCCTCTGCGGCTTCGATGAGAAAAACCTCAACATG ACTCGGACTCCGGTCTACACCACTCACTGCCCGGCTGGGACCTCAGTCCAGAACATGATCCACTGGTcccag GCCGTCCACACAGGAAGACTGGTGGCGTTTGACTTCGGAGCAGCAGGAAACATGAAACACTACAACCAG TCCACTCCCCCCGAGTACCGTGTCCAGGACATGAAGGTTCCCACCGCTCTGTTTTCAGGGGGACAGGATACGCTGGCGGACCCAAAAGATGTGGCAGTCCTCCTCACTCAG gTCCCTAACCTGGTGTACCATCAGCACATTGAGCACTGGGAACATCTGGATTTCATCTGGGGGCTGGATGCTCCGGAGCAGATGTTTCCTGCTgtgctgaagctgctgcaggaGTACCGATAG
- the ankrd22 gene encoding ankyrin repeat domain-containing protein 22: MGMVYSEPACQAAYEGDVRKLYFLLKNDPAHLNVQEVHTGDTPLIAACRHGHLNAVTYLLDNKANSQLTNKKQRTCLHYASKRTFSLLDYLMITILMPILLLGYFIMLQKQRKNVALMEAVLSTDVSVDAVDYKGNTALHYVCERKSHRLVPLLLQRNAKPNIKNNNGETPLDIATRLKFQKIINMLRKTE, encoded by the exons ATGGGGATGGTTTACTCGGAG CCGGCCTGCCAGGCAGCGTACGAGGGCGACGTCCGTAAGTTGTACTTCCTCCTGAAAAATGACCCCGCCCACCTGAATGTTCAGGAGGTGCACACCGGGGACACACCCCTCATTGCTGCCTGCCGCCACGGTCACCTGAATGCGGTCACATACCTGCTGGACAACAAGGCCAACAGCCAGCTGACCAATAAG AAACAGAGGACGTGTCTCCACTACGCCTCCAAGAGGACGTTCTCACTGCTGGATTATCTGATGATCACCATCCTGATGCCCATCCTGCTGCTCGGATACTTCATCATG ctGCAGAAACAGAGGAAGAACGTGGCTCTGATGGAGGCCGTGCTGAGCACTGACGTCAGCGTCGACGCTGTCGACTAC AAGGGGAACACGGCTCTTCATTACGTCTGTGAGAGAAAAAGTCATCGCCtggttcctctgctgctgcaaCGAAACGCCAAACCCAACATCAAGAATAAC AACGGAGAAACCCCGCTGGACATTGCCACCAGACTCAAGTTCCAAAAGATCATCAACATGCTGAGGAAGACGGAATGA
- the rnls gene encoding renalase isoform X2, which translates to MSAEERAAEHGSDCGVGQSEGRSGSLCAGGRMSTSHAPDASSQSADLGAQYISATPAYARTHHRFYSELLSVGLLQPLDCPIEGLKDHEGTENYVTPLGTSSIVKHFLSQSGADLFLEHHVTGLYRRGASWEVERKAGASETFDAVVLTMPVPQILQLQGDLGQLLSVQQRQQLEGVVYSSRFALALFFSPDAVVKVPWGAKYVTNSSCIRYVAVDSKKRGADAPGRGPSLVVHTGVPFGLEHLERDKEDVQPVILRELHRLLPGLPQPISIKCQKWRYSQVQTSVPDCPGHMTILDEPLLVCGGDAFTHSNFDGCVESALSMLRVLKAKFA; encoded by the exons ATGTCTGCTGAGGAGAGAGCTGCAGAGCACGGTTCGGATTGTGGTGTGGGACAAAGCGAGGGGCGCAG TGGGAGTCTGTGTGCAGGCGGCAGGATGTCCACCAGCCACGCTCCCGACGCCTCGTCTCAATCGGCTGATCTGGGAGCGCAGTACATCTCAGCCACGCCCGCCTACGCTCGCACCCACCACAG gTTTTACTCGGAGCTCCTCTCTGTGGGCCTCCTGCAGCCCCTCGACTGTCCCATCGAAGGTCTGAAGGACCACGAGGGCACCGAGAACTACGTGACGCCACTGGGCACGAGCAGCATCGTCAAGCACTTCCTGTCACAGTCAG GAGCCGATTTGTTCCTTGAGCATCACGTGACCGGCCTGTATCGCCGTGGTGCATCGTGGGAGGTCGAGAGGAAGGCAGGAGCCAGTGAGACGTTTGACGCCGTCGTCCTGACGATGCCGGTCCCTCAGATCCTGCAGCTGCAGGGAGACCTGGGACAAT TGCTGtctgtccagcagaggcagcagctgGAGGGCGTTGTCTACTCGTCCCGCTTCGCCCTCGCACTCTTCTTCTCCCCCGACGCCGTCGTGAAAGTTCCCTGGGGCGCGAAGTACGTCACGAACAGCAGCTGCATCCGCTACGTCGCTGTGGACTCCAAGAAGCGCGGCGCAG ACGCTCCGGGCCGCGGCCCCTCCCTCGTCGTACATACCGGCGTCCCGTTTGGCCTGGAACACCTGGAGCGAGACAAGGAGGATGTCCAGCCAGTCATCTTGCGGGAGCTGCACAGGCTGCTTCCTGGCCTGCCTCAACCAATCAGCATCAAGTGTCAGAAGTGGCGGTACTCACAG GTCCAGACCTCAGTGCCTGACTGTCCGGGTCACATGACCATCCTGGACGAGCCGCTGCTTGTCTGCGGCGGCGACGCCTTCACCCACTCCAACTTTGATGGCTGCGTGGAGTCCgcactgagcatgctcagagtGCTGAAGGCCAAATTTGCCTGA